The proteins below are encoded in one region of Micromonospora pisi:
- a CDS encoding DUF3817 domain-containing protein, translating into MRRTAQKLFVVAAIAEAISWLALLTGMIFKYGPTGNEIGVQIFGPVHGGLFVAYVGLVLVVSRLGRWRWSVTLVALLCSVPPLATLFFERWARRRGLLAQPEPAPTPVAVG; encoded by the coding sequence ATGCGACGTACGGCGCAGAAACTGTTCGTGGTGGCCGCGATCGCGGAGGCGATCTCGTGGTTGGCGCTGTTGACCGGGATGATCTTCAAGTACGGCCCGACCGGGAACGAGATCGGGGTGCAGATCTTCGGCCCTGTCCACGGCGGCCTCTTTGTCGCCTACGTCGGGCTGGTCCTGGTGGTGAGCCGGCTGGGTCGCTGGCGCTGGTCGGTCACCCTGGTCGCGTTGCTCTGCTCGGTGCCACCGCTGGCCACCCTCTTCTTCGAGCGCTGGGCACGTCGACGTGGCCTGCTCGCGCAACCGGAGCCGGCGCCGACCCCGGTCGCGGTGGGCTGA